In the Haliaeetus albicilla chromosome 7, bHalAlb1.1, whole genome shotgun sequence genome, one interval contains:
- the PPP1R1B gene encoding protein phosphatase 1 regulatory subunit 1B, which translates to MDPKDRKKIQFSVPAPPSQLDPRAVEMIRRRRPTPAMLFQLSEHSSPEDESLPYQRTSGEGCLLKPKRTNPCAYTPPSLKAVQRIVQSHLESGLAGGDSSDGEADDGEHELAHACDPDSALEPAPGSQVRAERSFFPAGPKAHKRKGGQKVSFAGGIEERGQDLKSLTVSEIPEDPEGLEGDEEELGREQEDGGTGERRHVGFAEVPSRPIGTERHSPTFPLGTS; encoded by the exons ATGGACCCCAAGGATCGCAAGAAGATCCAGTTCTCCGTGCCGGCACCCCCCAGCCAGCTGGACCCCCGCGCCGTCGAGATG ATCCGCCGGCGGAGGCCCACGCCGGCCATGCTCTTCCAGCTCTCCGAACACTCTTCCCCAG AGGACGAGTCCCTGCCCTACCAG CGCACCTCCGGTGAGGGCTGCCTGCTTAAACCAAAGAGGACCAACCCGTGTGCCTACACGCCGCCCTCGCTCAAAG CGGTGCAGCGCATTGTGCAGTCCCACCTGGAGAGTGGCCTGGCCGGGGGTGACAGCTCCGATGGGGAGGCTGATGACGGGGAGCACGAACTGGCCCATGCCTGCGACCCCGACAGTGCCCTCGAACCTG CCCCGGGAAGTCAGGTCAGAGCCGAGCGGAGCTTCTTCCCCGCCGGCCCCAAGGCGCACAAACGGAAAG GCGGGCAGAAGGTGTCCTTCGCCGGCGGCATAGAGGAGCGTGGGCAGGACCTGAAGTCGCTGACGGTGTCGGAGATCCCCGAGGACCCCGAGGGACTGGAGGGTGACGAGGAGGAGCTGGGACGGGAGCAGGAGGACGGCGGCACTGGGG AGCGGCGACACGTCGGCTTCGCGGAGGTTCCCTCGCGTCCCATCGGCACCGAGCGTCACTCGCCCACCTTCCCGCTGGGCACCAGTTAG
- the NEUROD2 gene encoding neurogenic differentiation factor 2 has protein sequence MLTRLFSEPSLVPEVPKFGGWAEECEEEDARSEKEERAGKGCPLPEEPPEGSLGESKEEGELGGDEEEEEEEEEGLEEAEGERPKKRGPKKRKMTKARLERSKLRRQKANARERNRMHDLNAALDNLRKVVPCYSKTQKLSKIETLRLAKNYIWALSEILRSGKRPDLVSYVQTLCKGLSQPTTNLVAGCLQLNSRNFLTEQGQEGGRFHGPNASFAVHPYPYPCSRLAAAQCPPAAGPGSHGLRTHSYCASAYESLYGNASPDYNSSEYDGGLSPPLCINGNFSLKQDSSSPDHEKSYHYSMHYSALPGSRPAGHNLVFGSAGMRGGVHSENIFPYDMHLPHERGPMYEELNAFFHN, from the coding sequence ATGTTGACGCGACTTTTCAGCGAGCCCAGCCTGGTGCCCGAAGTCCCGAAATTCGGCGGTTGGGCCGAGGAGTGCGAGGAGGAGGATGCCCGCAGCGAGAAGGAGGAGCGGGCGGGGAagggctgccccctccccgaGGAGCCGCCCGAGGGTTCGCTGggggagagcaaggaggaaggggagTTAGGCGgagacgaggaggaggaggaggaggaggaggaaggcttgGAGGAGGCGGAGGGCGAGCGGCCCAAGAAGCGCGGCCCCAAAAAGCGCAAGATGACCAAGGCGCGGCTGGAGCGCTCCAAGCTGCGGCGGCAGAAGGCGAACGCCCGGGAGAGGAACCGCATGCACGACCTGAACGCGGCCCTGGACAACCTGCGGAAGGTGGTTCCCTGCTATTCCAAAACGCAAAAGCTCTCCAAAATCGAAACCCTCCGCTTGGCCAAGAACTACATCTGGGCTCTCTCCGAGATCCTGCGCTCGGGCAAACGGCCCGACCTGGTTTCCTACGTGCAGACTCTGTGCAAGGGGCTGTCGCAGCCCACCACCAACCTGGTGGCCGGTTGCCTGCAGCTCAACTCCCGCAATTTCCTCACGGAGCAGGGTCAGGAGGGCGGTCGTTTCCACGGGCCCAACGCCTCCTTCGCCGTGCACCCCTACCCTTACCCCTGCTCGCGGCTGGCCGCGGCGCAgtgcccgcccgccgccggtCCCGGTTCCCACGGGCTGAGGACACACAGCTACTGCGCCTCCGCTTACGAGAGCCTCTACGGCAACGCGTCCCCCGACTACAACAGCTCGGAGTACGACGgtgggctcagccccccccTCTGCATCAACGGCAACTTCTCCCTCAAGCAGGACTCTTCTTCCCCCGACCACGAGAAAAGCTATCACTACTCTATGCACTACTCGGCGCTGCCCGGTTCCCGCCCCGCCGGTCACAACCTGGTCTTCGGTTCGGCGGGGATGCGCGGGGGGGTCCACTCCGAGAACATCTTCCCCTACGACATGCACCTCCCGCACGAGCGGGGCCCCATGTACGAGGAGCTCAACGCCTTCTTCCACAACTGA